Proteins found in one Desulfuribacillus stibiiarsenatis genomic segment:
- a CDS encoding phosphate ABC transporter substrate-binding protein — protein sequence MKKISITAFLIVTLLLIICHPIYGQANKIDISGSSTMLPFITEIAELHKEIQGIDFSISAGGSGTGVKNTISGTSHIGMASRVIKAEEKQQLADLLVGLDTIVFVVNERNPVNEINKQQLIQIYSDGKTSWEQFGGEKTPIFLVSKEIGRATLELFEEFTGLKSPKRKLENQIEILDTAIEVGANIEVATLVGGIPNAIGYLSLGTAIELQEKGMPIKILKLEGVEANVENVVNGSYPILRELNVVYRDANELQVRTLLDLLLSEQGQAIIEKHSFIPVR from the coding sequence ATGAAGAAAATATCGATAACAGCTTTCCTTATTGTGACTTTGTTGCTTATAATATGTCATCCGATTTATGGACAAGCAAATAAAATTGATATTTCAGGTTCTAGTACGATGTTGCCTTTTATAACTGAAATTGCAGAGTTGCATAAAGAAATACAAGGGATAGACTTTTCTATTTCGGCAGGTGGTAGCGGCACAGGCGTCAAGAATACGATTAGCGGTACATCTCACATCGGAATGGCTTCAAGGGTCATTAAAGCGGAAGAGAAACAACAGCTAGCAGACTTGCTTGTTGGATTAGATACGATAGTATTTGTAGTGAATGAAAGAAATCCGGTGAATGAAATTAATAAACAACAACTCATCCAAATATACAGCGATGGTAAGACATCATGGGAACAATTTGGTGGGGAAAAAACTCCTATATTTTTAGTAAGTAAAGAGATCGGAAGAGCAACTTTAGAGTTATTCGAAGAGTTTACAGGTCTGAAAAGTCCAAAGAGAAAATTAGAAAATCAAATAGAGATTCTCGATACAGCTATAGAAGTAGGTGCGAATATTGAAGTAGCAACGCTTGTTGGGGGCATTCCGAATGCTATTGGATATTTATCATTAGGAACGGCTATCGAATTACAAGAGAAAGGTATGCCTATAAAGATACTTAAGCTTGAGGGTGTAGAAGCTAATGTAGAAAACGTCGTAAACGGAAGTTATCCTATACTAAGGGAATTGAACGTTGTATATCGTGACGCGAACGAACTACAGGTTCGAACCTTACTAGATCTGTTATTAAGCGAACAGGGGCAAGCAATTATTGAAAAGCATTCTTTTATACCAGTGCGATAG
- a CDS encoding methyl-accepting chemotaxis protein, whose protein sequence is MRITIGRKIIIPFAVLGIFIVSVLIGMNYYQNNTLDTLLKTERTVGAIQSNSKSIIGNIKSGILTGNDYYAVLAANQSLEIYDLIEELKKFDAEQALNIETEYVSFYSSVVAVQAVFLENRIEEGSQRLAEIADKEHMMNRFLDAILTKLNKEYEHARNIMAIVMTIVVIVFVLMITAVRFIVLPKFVLKPIEQTVHFAEAFGDGDLTKTIKVSYDDEIGDLAKALNQGIEKTRSVMKDVLHSATEVSASSEELSATTQEILAQTQNINHSSHEISSDMESTRYATKSVESIGGQIVELAHTLVEKVDDGNRSVKEIEQRAESLKTNAENSLSNSRKMYDEKHSSIVRAIEEGKIVEEIGKMADTISEIASQTNLLALNAAIEAARAGEQGKGFAVVADEVRKLAEHSSKTVAEIQNTILLVRKAFDNLSTNTEQILQYIDEIVGQDYRDMVSNGEAYSNDAEMVSKLFADFSQTCEQLVASMGEVNQGIQNVSVGVENATTSSQGITSNINETAQAVEDIAKVTQSQTELAEHLNELVHRFKV, encoded by the coding sequence ATGCGAATTACAATTGGTAGAAAAATAATTATTCCATTTGCTGTCCTAGGAATTTTTATTGTAAGTGTATTAATAGGAATGAATTATTATCAGAACAATACATTAGATACGTTATTAAAGACAGAGCGAACAGTAGGCGCTATTCAGAGTAATAGCAAATCGATTATAGGGAATATAAAAAGCGGGATACTTACAGGAAATGATTATTACGCAGTACTTGCAGCGAATCAATCACTAGAAATATATGACTTAATCGAAGAGTTAAAGAAGTTCGACGCAGAGCAAGCACTCAATATTGAGACAGAGTATGTTAGCTTTTACTCTAGTGTAGTGGCAGTGCAAGCTGTTTTCTTAGAAAACCGCATTGAAGAGGGTTCCCAAAGGCTAGCTGAAATTGCAGATAAGGAACATATGATGAACCGTTTCCTTGATGCAATATTAACGAAATTAAATAAGGAATACGAACATGCTCGTAATATAATGGCAATCGTGATGACGATTGTGGTTATTGTATTTGTACTGATGATAACTGCGGTACGTTTTATTGTACTACCGAAATTCGTCTTAAAACCGATAGAACAGACTGTTCATTTCGCTGAGGCATTTGGCGATGGAGATCTTACTAAAACCATTAAAGTTTCTTATGATGACGAAATTGGAGATCTTGCAAAAGCATTAAATCAAGGGATTGAGAAAACCCGTTCTGTTATGAAAGATGTCTTACACTCAGCAACAGAAGTAAGTGCATCAAGTGAAGAGTTATCAGCTACTACACAGGAGATCTTGGCCCAAACACAAAATATAAATCATAGTAGCCATGAGATATCGTCAGATATGGAATCCACCCGTTATGCGACAAAATCAGTAGAATCGATTGGTGGTCAGATTGTTGAACTAGCACATACCTTAGTTGAGAAAGTAGACGATGGAAATCGCTCTGTAAAAGAAATAGAACAAAGAGCAGAATCGCTCAAAACAAACGCTGAAAATTCATTGTCCAATAGTAGAAAGATGTACGATGAAAAACACTCTTCGATTGTTCGAGCCATTGAAGAAGGAAAGATTGTTGAAGAAATAGGGAAGATGGCAGACACTATTTCAGAAATTGCTTCGCAAACCAATTTACTTGCTTTAAATGCGGCGATTGAGGCTGCTAGGGCAGGAGAACAAGGGAAGGGATTTGCTGTTGTAGCTGATGAAGTAAGGAAATTGGCTGAACATTCATCGAAAACAGTTGCAGAAATCCAAAATACTATATTACTTGTTCGAAAAGCTTTTGATAACTTGTCCACCAATACGGAGCAGATATTGCAGTACATTGATGAAATAGTAGGTCAGGATTATCGAGATATGGTGAGCAATGGTGAAGCATACTCAAATGATGCAGAAATGGTAAGTAAATTATTTGCTGATTTCTCTCAAACTTGTGAGCAACTTGTTGCTTCAATGGGAGAGGTCAATCAAGGGATACAAAATGTTTCAGTAGGAGTTGAAAATGCAACGACTAGCTCCCAAGGTATTACATCTAATATTAATGAAACAGCTCAAGCCGTCGAAGACATTGCAAAGGTAACCCAGTCTCAGACTGAACTAGCAGAGCACTTGAATGAGTTAGTACACAGATTTAAAGTATAA
- the hflC gene encoding protease modulator HflC: MSDFKKFIDAINAFTDQNGGGSQKGSDPKEYINVSPKTSGSGFDFKRYGSSFIAIALFLVVSMVALSNLYIVKPNEYKLVRQFGEVVRVIDEPGLNYKLPIIQSITSLPKHLLIYDVAPAEINTFDKKRIMVDHYAVWKITSPRSMIETLRTMNAAEGRLGDIIYSNIRTELGRLNYDEIINEEKGSRGNINDLVRTQVNNTLLANSNGIEVVDIRMKRTDLPASNEQAVFNRMISERESTAQQYLSQGDAEATKIKAETDREVQEMIATANAEAKIIISQGENEAARIYNDSYGKDPNFYELYRTLESYRTTLRGEPVIILPLNSPYAKFLRGN, translated from the coding sequence ATGTCCGACTTCAAAAAGTTTATAGATGCTATTAATGCTTTTACCGATCAAAATGGTGGCGGTTCTCAAAAGGGTTCTGACCCTAAAGAGTATATCAATGTATCTCCAAAAACATCGGGAAGTGGGTTTGATTTCAAAAGGTATGGTTCATCTTTTATTGCTATAGCGTTATTTCTCGTAGTCAGTATGGTCGCGTTAAGTAACTTATATATTGTAAAACCTAATGAATATAAGCTGGTCCGACAATTCGGTGAAGTCGTTAGAGTGATTGATGAACCTGGCTTAAACTATAAGCTCCCTATTATTCAAAGTATTACTTCTCTGCCAAAGCATTTATTAATATACGATGTAGCTCCAGCCGAGATTAATACCTTTGATAAAAAGCGAATTATGGTAGACCATTATGCCGTGTGGAAAATTACATCACCGCGGTCTATGATAGAGACTCTCAGAACGATGAATGCAGCCGAAGGTCGCTTAGGAGACATTATCTACTCTAATATCCGCACAGAATTAGGGCGATTAAATTACGATGAAATTATTAATGAAGAAAAAGGTAGCCGAGGAAATATTAACGATTTGGTACGCACGCAGGTTAATAATACACTTCTAGCAAACTCAAACGGTATTGAAGTAGTGGATATCCGTATGAAACGAACGGACTTACCGGCAAGTAATGAACAAGCTGTGTTTAATCGAATGATTTCAGAGCGCGAAAGTACAGCCCAGCAGTATTTATCTCAAGGTGATGCAGAAGCTACGAAAATCAAAGCAGAAACTGACCGTGAAGTGCAAGAAATGATTGCAACTGCTAATGCTGAAGCCAAAATCATCATTTCTCAAGGGGAAAATGAAGCGGCGAGAATTTATAATGACTCCTACGGGAAGGATCCTAATTTTTATGAACTTTACCGAACTCTGGAATCATATCGTACCACTTTACGCGGAGAACCTGTAATCATACTTCCACTTAACTCTCCTTACGCAAAATTCTTACGCGGAAATTAA
- the hflK gene encoding FtsH protease activity modulator HflK, with product MGNRKLISSFFGVIALVIIVISAFTCWYTVDQSEQAILITLGNPDPSIIPAGLHFKLPYPIQQVKKLSRETFSLTFGYEETRDSFIQHEKDAKMVTGDENIILADLEVQWRITDPVAYLYNTSDPQRVLYNATSASLRGVIGSSSVDDALTDGRSTIMNDIRDLLTEMVNMYNVGITIVNVNLQDVDLPNEEVSLAFRKVTDAREERNTKINQANRYRNEKVNVALGEKEAIISRAEGQKIERIEGARGDVAKFNAIHKEYANNPNITKQRLILEVLEEILPGAQIYIMEDSSSTVKYLPIDATRGGAR from the coding sequence ATGGGTAATAGAAAGTTAATTTCTAGTTTTTTCGGCGTGATTGCCCTTGTAATCATTGTCATAAGTGCCTTTACTTGCTGGTATACAGTCGATCAATCCGAACAAGCAATTTTAATTACATTAGGAAATCCAGACCCATCCATCATCCCAGCAGGATTGCATTTCAAATTGCCATACCCGATTCAACAAGTAAAAAAGTTATCCCGCGAAACATTCAGTCTTACCTTTGGTTATGAAGAAACACGCGATAGCTTTATTCAGCACGAGAAGGATGCCAAAATGGTGACAGGTGATGAAAATATTATCTTAGCAGACCTTGAAGTGCAATGGAGAATTACAGATCCTGTTGCTTATCTTTACAACACCTCTGACCCTCAAAGAGTCTTATACAATGCAACATCAGCCTCGTTAAGGGGTGTTATAGGTAGCTCTAGCGTAGATGATGCTCTTACTGATGGTAGAAGCACTATCATGAACGATATTCGTGACTTATTAACAGAAATGGTGAACATGTATAACGTTGGTATTACCATCGTGAATGTCAACCTACAGGACGTAGATTTGCCAAACGAAGAGGTGAGTCTTGCTTTCCGTAAAGTGACGGATGCCCGTGAAGAACGTAATACGAAAATCAATCAAGCCAATCGTTATCGTAATGAAAAAGTTAACGTAGCACTTGGGGAGAAAGAGGCCATTATCAGTAGAGCTGAAGGCCAAAAAATTGAAAGAATCGAAGGTGCTCGTGGGGACGTTGCGAAGTTTAATGCAATTCACAAAGAATATGCCAACAACCCAAATATAACAAAGCAGCGTCTAATCTTAGAGGTGCTTGAAGAAATTCTTCCTGGCGCGCAAATCTATATTATGGAAGATAGTAGCAGTACTGTGAAATATCTGCCGATTGACGCTACGAGAGGAGGAGCACGATAA
- a CDS encoding methyl-accepting chemotaxis protein produces the protein MFWSNRTALKKLTNIVSKYASGKLSEKIKLEEYPSEYQELANYIDQLADTIREFTKATQVSSSKVVAAVNQVNQAIGSTNEIALDIHRDIDHTKQMTNNIVDAVQQANEQIEEVKSAAEMITSIAGGIYQDSINTNDIAKKGSLAVTEANHSMIEIAQASEEIAEKIQALTHITKEIDNFLAAIQGVSVQTNLLALNASIEAARAGEHGRGFAVVAQEIQKLSNDSSTAAGSANRLLVQINSGVNDAARAVEKGAGAVEKGISATNAAEANLRLILEASATMEGKLGKASDARKAQLDANLKVSNFLNEMVDICREADKHVLGITEALQLQEEHLQETQNMGELLENVADTLVKNTNKISLVNLSEADRIALDQKIKHLQKIFEQEIANPEILTMNKSSHQMILERLMRQHKELEAAWTNNLKGEFIISLPPAGIANASDRDWFKEAAKGSFYISPIYVSAISQQLCITISMPIQAPDKKIIGILGIDLTVGF, from the coding sequence ATGTTTTGGAGTAATCGAACGGCACTTAAGAAGCTTACGAATATAGTATCCAAGTATGCATCGGGTAAATTATCGGAAAAAATAAAGTTAGAAGAGTACCCTTCAGAGTACCAAGAGCTCGCTAATTACATCGATCAGTTAGCAGATACGATTCGAGAGTTCACGAAAGCAACACAAGTATCATCTAGTAAGGTTGTTGCTGCGGTGAATCAGGTAAACCAAGCAATTGGCAGTACCAATGAGATTGCATTAGATATTCATAGAGATATCGATCATACGAAACAAATGACAAATAACATTGTCGATGCGGTACAACAAGCGAATGAACAAATTGAAGAAGTGAAGTCCGCGGCAGAAATGATAACATCGATTGCGGGTGGGATTTATCAAGATAGCATCAATACGAATGACATTGCGAAGAAAGGCAGTTTAGCTGTAACGGAAGCAAATCACTCTATGATTGAAATTGCACAAGCTTCAGAAGAAATTGCAGAGAAGATACAAGCGCTAACACACATAACGAAAGAAATAGATAATTTCTTAGCAGCAATTCAAGGGGTATCTGTGCAAACCAATCTATTGGCATTAAATGCATCCATAGAAGCAGCGCGTGCCGGAGAACATGGTAGGGGTTTTGCAGTAGTAGCACAAGAGATTCAGAAGCTATCGAATGACAGTTCCACTGCTGCAGGTTCTGCCAACCGCCTTTTAGTCCAAATCAATAGTGGTGTGAATGATGCGGCTAGAGCCGTAGAAAAGGGAGCAGGTGCTGTAGAAAAGGGCATAAGTGCTACCAATGCGGCAGAAGCAAATTTACGGCTCATTCTTGAGGCGAGCGCAACAATGGAAGGGAAACTTGGGAAAGCCAGTGATGCAAGAAAAGCACAGTTAGATGCAAATCTTAAAGTCTCAAACTTCTTAAATGAAATGGTTGATATATGTAGAGAAGCGGATAAACACGTGTTGGGCATAACAGAAGCCCTGCAATTACAAGAAGAACACCTGCAGGAAACGCAGAATATGGGAGAGCTACTTGAGAATGTGGCGGATACACTAGTGAAAAATACGAATAAAATTTCACTTGTTAACTTATCTGAAGCCGATCGGATTGCATTGGATCAAAAGATTAAACATCTACAGAAAATTTTTGAGCAGGAGATAGCTAATCCGGAAATCTTAACGATGAACAAATCAAGTCATCAAATGATTTTGGAAAGACTAATGAGGCAGCATAAGGAATTAGAAGCTGCATGGACGAATAACCTCAAGGGGGAATTTATTATTTCATTACCTCCGGCAGGAATAGCCAATGCCTCCGATCGTGATTGGTTTAAAGAAGCGGCAAAGGGAAGTTTTTACATATCTCCAATTTATGTATCTGCAATTTCACAACAGTTATGCATTACTATCTCCATGCCAATACAGGCACCTGACAAAAAAATTATTGGAATACTAGGAATCGATTTAACGGTAGGATTTTGA
- a CDS encoding peptidylprolyl isomerase, with the protein MAKQAKITMENGNVVVLELFEADAPNTVGNFEKLVNEGFYNGLTFHRVISNFVAQGGCPRGNGTGGPGYTINCEINPNKHERGSLAMAHAGRNTGGSQFYICYQPQPHLDGQHTVFGKVVSGMEHVDTIKGGDVMQKVEVYEA; encoded by the coding sequence ATGGCAAAACAAGCGAAAATCACTATGGAGAACGGCAATGTTGTTGTATTAGAACTATTTGAAGCTGATGCTCCGAATACTGTAGGAAATTTTGAAAAGCTAGTAAATGAAGGCTTTTACAATGGTCTAACATTCCATCGTGTCATTTCGAATTTCGTAGCACAAGGGGGCTGCCCTCGTGGTAACGGAACTGGTGGTCCTGGGTATACAATCAATTGTGAAATCAACCCGAATAAGCATGAGCGTGGATCATTAGCAATGGCGCATGCTGGTAGAAACACTGGCGGCAGTCAGTTCTATATTTGCTACCAGCCACAACCGCACTTAGATGGACAGCACACTGTTTTTGGCAAAGTTGTATCAGGAATGGAACATGTGGATACAATCAAGGGCGGAGACGTTATGCAAAAGGTTGAAGTTTACGAAGCGTAA
- a CDS encoding DUF2867 domain-containing protein, giving the protein MLDIQREYITDKKTIHIHAPRSTVFDVVTSIGGQNGWYYANALWQIRGWIDEQLGGVGIARGRLHPQQLSVGDYLDFWRVEAWEEHKLLRLRAEMKIPGKAWLEYQLTTNEENSTTIVKQTAYYEPHGVWGYLYWYAMVPAHYFIFNGIVREIKQRTEKKGM; this is encoded by the coding sequence ATGTTAGATATACAGAGAGAATACATCACTGATAAAAAAACAATTCATATCCATGCACCTAGGAGCACAGTTTTTGATGTAGTTACTAGTATAGGCGGACAGAATGGTTGGTATTATGCGAATGCTCTTTGGCAAATTCGCGGCTGGATTGATGAGCAGTTAGGTGGAGTTGGAATTGCGCGTGGAAGATTACATCCACAGCAGTTAAGTGTTGGTGATTACTTAGATTTTTGGCGTGTAGAAGCATGGGAAGAACATAAGTTATTGCGTTTGCGTGCAGAGATGAAGATTCCAGGAAAAGCATGGCTTGAATATCAATTGACTACCAACGAAGAAAATAGCACTACTATCGTAAAGCAGACGGCCTATTATGAACCTCATGGAGTATGGGGCTATTTATATTGGTATGCGATGGTGCCAGCACACTATTTCATATTCAACGGAATAGTCCGTGAAATAAAACAACGCACTGAAAAGAAAGGGATGTAG
- a CDS encoding ABC transporter ATP-binding protein: protein MFSLHQVTYKNILSIEHMEIPDKKLTCIIGESGSGKSTLLKLLNQMISPDSGEILYNGKSIDVLDSIVLRRDVVMLSQTPIMYPASVKENLLIGLDFSEQEHPSEQALNDVLRDFHLNKRLEDSCERLSGGERQRIALARITLMQPKVYLLDEPPASLDEDTADWIIQYLKDLTRQQGATVVMVTHSQNIAQQYADHLVVLKKIG from the coding sequence ATGTTTTCGTTACATCAAGTTACCTATAAAAATATTTTGTCGATTGAGCATATGGAGATTCCAGATAAAAAGTTAACTTGCATTATAGGAGAAAGCGGAAGTGGAAAATCTACGTTATTAAAACTACTGAATCAGATGATCTCTCCAGATAGTGGAGAAATCTTATATAATGGCAAGTCGATAGACGTGTTAGATTCCATAGTCTTGAGAAGGGATGTTGTTATGCTTTCGCAAACGCCAATCATGTATCCAGCTTCTGTAAAGGAAAATTTATTGATAGGATTAGATTTTTCTGAACAAGAGCACCCCAGCGAACAAGCTTTAAACGATGTTTTGCGAGATTTCCACCTAAACAAAAGACTGGAGGACTCCTGTGAGAGGCTTTCTGGTGGGGAAAGACAAAGGATAGCTTTAGCGCGCATTACGCTTATGCAGCCCAAGGTATATTTGCTAGATGAGCCACCAGCATCACTGGATGAAGATACTGCAGATTGGATAATTCAATATCTAAAGGATTTAACCAGGCAACAAGGTGCGACTGTTGTTATGGTTACCCATTCACAAAATATAGCCCAGCAATACGCCGATCATTTGGTTGTGTTGAAAAAGATTGGGTAG
- a CDS encoding ABC transporter permease — translation MSSVIELQMWQLGAAYVFILILLVIVRVKGIKRETEIVLASIRMTLQLILVAYILSYMFDVNQPMLTVIFLICMQVFAIHNIFNRVKIELLKATKLVIAFSMVVGTVTSILYFNLIVIQFSPWHDPRYFIPIAGMIIGNSMTGISLGVTRLVSGFHEQREMVECSLMLGATPKMASRSIINQAFDSAILPTINSMVGMGIVFLPGMMTGQILSGISPIVAVEYQIAIMLGIVGSVTLSVILFVQLGYKTFFNQKAQLNI, via the coding sequence ATGTCGAGTGTCATTGAACTACAGATGTGGCAGTTAGGGGCTGCTTATGTTTTCATTCTAATATTATTAGTAATAGTAAGAGTCAAAGGGATTAAAAGGGAGACTGAAATTGTCCTTGCCAGTATTCGAATGACATTACAGCTTATTCTGGTAGCATATATTTTGAGCTATATGTTTGATGTGAATCAGCCAATGTTAACGGTGATATTTCTTATTTGTATGCAAGTGTTTGCTATACATAATATTTTTAATCGTGTAAAAATAGAGCTACTTAAAGCAACTAAACTTGTCATTGCTTTTTCTATGGTGGTGGGAACGGTAACGAGTATACTCTACTTTAATTTAATAGTCATTCAATTTAGCCCTTGGCATGACCCGCGCTATTTTATACCAATTGCAGGGATGATTATTGGAAACTCTATGACAGGTATTAGCTTAGGAGTGACTCGTTTAGTGAGTGGCTTTCATGAGCAAAGGGAAATGGTGGAATGTTCATTGATGTTAGGGGCGACACCGAAGATGGCATCTAGATCGATTATAAACCAAGCGTTTGACTCGGCAATATTACCCACGATAAACTCGATGGTTGGGATGGGCATAGTGTTTCTGCCAGGAATGATGACGGGGCAAATTTTATCTGGTATATCTCCGATTGTGGCGGTAGAATATCAAATTGCCATAATGCTAGGAATCGTCGGCAGTGTAACTTTGTCTGTCATTTTATTTGTGCAGTTAGGATACAAGACATTTTTCAATCAAAAGGCGCAGTTGAATATTTAA
- a CDS encoding sodium:calcium antiporter, which produces MDFLMSDFLVFVYFFIAAGVTVYSAVKLSTYADVISEKTSFGGLLIGTVLLAAATSLPEVTTTASAVLIDNPDIAIGNVLGSNIFNVLILAVLDIWFRRGRLFLFASATHRITALLGIMMSTIVIVAMLSNVSYEFLGIGLSSYIIVATYIIGMWAISKINMKVKSSILQEEIKPPASDNEDISVKTAVIGFASFSVVIMLSGTALAVFGDKIAVITGLGSTFVGSFLIAATTSLPEVVSVYAAFRLSNVNLAIGAVLGSNIFNMLIIPFADLMYRKGNILTAIDSVQVITAFGGVTLSALLMFTLYYRKAKTIWQYSIPPAVITVVYFVVTYIIFNY; this is translated from the coding sequence TTGGACTTTCTTATGTCAGATTTTCTAGTATTTGTGTATTTTTTCATTGCGGCAGGCGTAACAGTTTATTCAGCAGTAAAATTATCAACCTATGCAGATGTCATAAGCGAGAAGACTTCTTTTGGTGGTCTGTTGATTGGGACGGTTCTTCTTGCGGCAGCTACATCACTGCCAGAGGTAACTACTACAGCATCGGCTGTCCTAATTGATAATCCGGACATAGCAATTGGTAATGTGTTAGGAAGTAATATTTTCAACGTATTGATACTAGCGGTGCTCGACATATGGTTCAGAAGAGGACGACTATTCTTATTTGCTTCTGCAACCCATAGAATTACAGCGCTCCTAGGAATTATGATGTCAACGATTGTAATCGTTGCGATGCTATCGAATGTTTCCTACGAGTTTCTTGGTATTGGACTCAGTAGCTATATCATTGTTGCAACGTATATCATTGGCATGTGGGCAATTTCGAAGATTAACATGAAAGTAAAGTCGTCGATTCTCCAAGAAGAGATAAAGCCTCCAGCAAGTGACAATGAAGATATATCTGTAAAAACGGCAGTAATCGGTTTTGCTTCATTCTCTGTGGTCATTATGCTTTCGGGAACTGCATTAGCTGTGTTTGGAGATAAAATTGCAGTCATTACAGGTCTAGGCTCAACATTTGTCGGCAGTTTCTTAATTGCCGCTACAACCTCCTTGCCAGAAGTAGTCAGTGTGTATGCAGCGTTTCGATTATCGAATGTGAACCTGGCAATAGGCGCAGTATTAGGAAGCAATATTTTCAACATGTTAATTATTCCGTTTGCCGATCTTATGTATCGAAAGGGTAATATCTTGACGGCGATTGATTCAGTTCAGGTAATTACAGCCTTTGGTGGTGTTACTCTATCTGCACTTCTAATGTTTACGTTATACTACCGTAAGGCCAAGACAATTTGGCAATACTCTATACCGCCAGCCGTCATTACGGTTGTATACTTTGTCGTTACGTATATCATTTTTAACTATTAA
- a CDS encoding cupin domain-containing protein, giving the protein MQQQFIKNIPFSQALSMQGLIDYQPGKVVSLTLSQRLDFNMTLFAFEKGEGISAHSAPGDALVHILDGKAEITIGDEKIIASAGEVVVMPANIPHALDAIERFKMFLVVVKPSV; this is encoded by the coding sequence ATGCAACAACAATTTATTAAGAATATACCATTTTCTCAAGCCTTATCTATGCAAGGGCTAATTGATTACCAACCAGGTAAGGTCGTAAGTTTAACATTATCACAAAGGTTAGACTTCAACATGACGCTATTTGCATTTGAAAAGGGAGAAGGAATTAGTGCTCATTCTGCGCCTGGTGATGCGCTGGTTCATATTTTGGATGGTAAGGCGGAAATCACAATTGGCGATGAGAAGATTATTGCTTCCGCAGGTGAAGTGGTAGTAATGCCAGCGAATATCCCTCACGCATTAGATGCAATTGAGAGATTTAAGATGTTTCTAGTGGTGGTAAAGCCGTCAGTGTAA
- a CDS encoding ABC transporter substrate-binding protein, with the protein MKKVLLFSLILVATFVFMVGCDMEEVAQPALKETPKENVVAEKANYVFLTPKSAPAYPALLMKEQGIDNLEINTWDTVEQLVASLQKNEAQFTAVPLNVAATLAKKMPLQLINVNTWGTIFMVSTDESVKSLADLQNETIFVSHKSGPPDVLIRYLLEKEGLLDKVTLQYATPPEISQLIISGKIKHAVLPEPSLSGVRMQLKDKLFEVIDFQKTWMAEYNQSLPQAGIVVNANWAKANPKAVQEFLEAYQHAAENIMVDQAKTASVVARAFEMKEPVVQSSLNKMIIQAVPALEAKPAIEKYFNTLLLLQPEAIGESLPDEGFYYKP; encoded by the coding sequence TTGAAAAAAGTATTGTTATTCAGTCTAATTCTTGTAGCAACCTTTGTGTTTATGGTTGGGTGCGATATGGAAGAGGTAGCTCAACCAGCACTAAAGGAAACACCAAAAGAAAATGTGGTAGCAGAAAAAGCAAATTATGTGTTTCTAACACCAAAGTCAGCACCTGCATACCCAGCGTTGTTAATGAAGGAGCAAGGTATTGATAATTTAGAAATTAACACTTGGGACACGGTAGAACAATTAGTGGCTAGCCTGCAGAAAAATGAAGCACAATTTACAGCTGTTCCTTTAAATGTAGCTGCTACTTTAGCTAAGAAAATGCCATTACAGTTGATTAACGTAAATACATGGGGCACTATTTTCATGGTTAGTACGGATGAATCAGTGAAAAGTTTAGCAGATTTACAAAACGAAACAATATTTGTATCACATAAAAGTGGACCACCTGATGTGTTAATTCGATACTTATTAGAAAAAGAAGGTCTACTAGATAAAGTAACTCTACAATATGCAACACCGCCGGAAATCTCTCAACTAATCATTAGTGGAAAGATTAAACATGCGGTACTTCCAGAGCCTTCACTTAGCGGGGTTAGAATGCAATTAAAAGATAAGCTCTTTGAAGTAATCGATTTCCAAAAAACGTGGATGGCAGAGTACAATCAAAGCTTGCCACAAGCAGGCATAGTAGTAAATGCAAATTGGGCAAAAGCGAATCCAAAAGCAGTACAAGAATTCTTAGAAGCATATCAGCATGCTGCTGAAAACATTATGGTCGATCAAGCGAAAACAGCAAGTGTAGTAGCACGAGCTTTTGAGATGAAAGAGCCTGTAGTTCAAAGCTCACTTAATAAAATGATCATTCAAGCAGTACCTGCACTAGAAGCAAAGCCTGCCATTGAAAAATATTTTAATACATTATTATTGCTGCAACCAGAAGCTATTGGGGAGAGTTTACCTGATGAAGGGTTTTATTATAAACCTTAA